GACCGGCGCCGGATGTTCGCCGGCGGGCGGCTGGAGGTCCGCACCCCGCTGCGGGTCGGCGATCTCGTCACCCGGCGCTCGACGCTGGTGTCGGCGGTGCCCAAGTCGGGGCGCAGCGGGGCGATGGTGCTGGTGACGCAGCGACACGAGTTCACCGTCGACGGGGCGCTCGTGCAGGTCGAGGAGCAGGACTTCGCCTACCGCAGCCAGCCCGCGGGCACCGCCCGCGCGCTCGCCCCGGCCGCCGCGGGGGAGCCGCCCGCCGGCCCGTGGCGGCTCGACCTGACCCCGGACGCGCCCCTGCTGTTCCGGTTCAGCGCGCTGACCCACAACACCCACCGCATCCACTACGACCACCCGTACGTCACCGGCGTCGAGGGCTACCCCGGCCTGGTCGTGCACGGCCCGCTGCTCGCCCTGCTGCTGCTGGAGCTGCCCCGCCGGTTCGCGCCGGACCGCCGTGTCACCGCCTTCTCCTACCGGCTGCGGCAGCCGGTGTTCGCCGGCGCGGCGGTGGTGGCGTCGGGTGCGCCGGAGGAGCTGGGGGCCGGGGAGGCGGGCCGGTCACCGGCGGTGACCGGCGCGGTGACGCTCACCGATGCGGGGGCCCGCCCGCCGGTGGTGCGCCGAGCGTCACCGGGCACCATGGACGGGTGACGAGTACTGCCACCGCCCTCCGGAACACCGTCCCGCACGGCCCGCACACCGTCGAGCAGCGCATCGCCGACGAGCTCGGCGTCCGGCGGAACCAGGTGGCCGCGGCCGTCGAGCTCCTCGACGGCGGCGCCACGGTCCCGTTCATCGCCCGGTACCGCAAGGAGGCCACCGGCACCCTCGACGACGCGCAGCTGCGCACGCTCGAGGAGCGCCTGGGCTACCTGCGTGAGCTGGAGGACCGGCGCACCGCCGTGCTGGACGAGATCCGCAGGCAGGGCAAGCTCGAGCCCGAGCTGGAGGGCCGGATCCGCGCTGCGGAGTCGAAGGCGCGCCTGGAGGACATCTACCTCCCGTTCAAGCCCAAGCGCCGCACCAAGGCGATGGCCGCCCGCGAGGCCGGCCTGGAGCCGCTGGCCGACGCCCTGCTCGGCGACCCGTCGCTCGACCCGCAGGAGACCGCCGCGGGCTACGTGAACGACACGGTCGCCGACGCCGCCGCGGCCCTGGAGGGCGCCCGCGCGATCCTCGTCGAGCGCTTCGGCGAGGACGCCGACCTCATCGGCGGGCTGCGCGAGCGGATGTGGACGCGCGGCGTGCTCGTCACGAAGGTCCAGCCGGGCAAGGAGGCGGAGGGCGCCAAGTTCTCCGACTACTTCGACTTCTCCGAGCCGTTCACCAAGCTCCCCTCCCACCGGATCCTCGCCGCGCTGCGCGGGGAGAAGGAGGAGATCCTCGACCTCTCGCTCGAACCGTCGGCCGAGCCGGCCGAGCCCGGCGTGCGCACCGACTACGAGGCCACGATCGCGGCCGCGTTCGGCATCACCGACGAGGGCCGACCGGCCGACAGGTGGCTGAACGACGTCGTGCGCTGGGCCTGGCGCACCCGGATCCTGCTGCACCTGGGCATCGACATCCGCGTGCGGCTGCGCACCGTCGCGGAGGAGGGGGCCATCGGCGTCTTCGCGACGAACCTGCGCGACCTGCTGCTCGCCGCGCCCGCCGGCAGCCGCGCGACGATGGGCCTGGACCCGGGGCTGCGCACCGGGGTGAAGGTCGCCGTCGTCGACGCCACGGGCAAGGTCGTCGCGACCGACACGATCTACCCGCACGAGCCCCGCAAGGACTGGAAGGGCTCGCTGGCCACGCTGACCAGGCTCGCCGCCGCGCACGACGTCGAGCTGGTGGCGATCGGCAACGGCACCGCCTCGCGGGAGACCGACCAGCTCGCGCGCGAGCTCGCCGCCACCAACCCCGCCCTGAAGCTGACGCCGGTCATGGTGAGCGAGGCCGGGGCGTCGGTGTACTCGGCGTCGGCGTTCGCCTCGGCCGAGCTGCCCGACCTCGACGTGTCGATCCGCGGCGCCGTGTCGATCGCCCGCCGCCTGCAGGACCCGCTCGCCGAGCTGGTGAAGATCGACCCGAAGTCCATCGGCGTGGGTCAGTACCAGCACGACCTCGCGGAGTCGGCGCTGTCGCGCTCGCTCGACGCGGTCGTCGAGGACTGCGTGAACGCGGTCGGCGTCGACGTCAACACCGCGTCGGTGCCGCTGCTGCGCCGCGTCTCGGGGATCACCGAGGGCCTCGCCGCGCAGATCGTCGCGCACCGCGACGCCAACGGCCCCTTCCGCACCCGCACCGCGCTGGTGGACGTCCCGCGCCTGGGCCCGAAGGCCTTCGAGCAGTGCGCGGGCTTCCTGCGCATCCGCGGCGGCGACGACCCGATCGACGCCTCGGGCGTGCACCCGGAGGCCTACCCGGTGGTGCGCCGGATCGTGGAGACGGCGAAGGTCGACGTCGCCTCCCTCCTGGGCAACGCGCCGAAGATCAGGACGCTGCGCGCGAAGGACTTCGTCGACGAGACGTTCGGGCTGCCGACCGTCTCCGACATCCTCGGCGAGCTGGAGAAGCCCGGCCGCGACCCGCGCCCGGCGTTCCGCACGGCCACCTTCGCCGACGGCGTCCACAAGATCTCCGACCTGCGTCCGGGGATGCTGCTGGAGGGCCAGGTCACCAACGTCGCGGCGTTCGGGGCGTTCGTCGACGTGGGCGTGCACCAGGACGGCCTGGTGCACGTGTCGGCGATGTCGAAGGACTTCGTGTCCGACCCGCGCGAGGTCGTCAAGAACGGCGACGTGGTGCGCGTCAAGGTGATGGAGGTCGACGAGGCGCGCAAGCGCATCTCGCTGACCCTGCGCCTCGACGACGAGGTGGGGGCCGACGGGAAGCCGGTGTCGCAGCGCGAGCGGCGCTCCGGCGGCGACCGCCCCGAGGGGGAGCGCCGCGGCGGCGGGCCCCGGGGCGGCCCCCGCGGGTCGGGCGGCGGCAAGGACGGCGGGGCGAGGCGCGGCGACGGCAAGGGCGCCGACGCCGGGCGCAGCGGGGGTCAGCGCGGCGCGGGTCAGGGCGGCGGCCGCGGGGGGTCCCGCGGCGGCTCGAGCAGCAGCCCCGGTGGCGGTCTCGGCAACAGCGCCATGGCCGACGCCCTGCGCCGCGCCGGACTGGCCGACGGCGGCAAGGAGTAGCGGAGGCTCAGCCCGCCAGCACCGCCACCACGTGCTCGACGTCGGAGAGGTCGTCGAGCACGTGGTGGGCGCCCGCGGCCGTCAGCTCCGCGACCGAGGCCGGGCCGGTGGCGACGCCGACGGCCACGACACCGGCGGCGAGCGCGGCGCCCACGTCGTGCACGGTGTCGCCGACGACGAGCACGTCGGCGTCGGCGAACGGGCCGTGGGCCGCCTCGGCGCGCTCCCGGCTGCGGCGCACCAGCTCGGCGCGTACGGGGTGGTCGTCGCCGTAGCCGCCGACGGCGGTGTCGAGGTGCGCGTCGAGGCCGAACGCCGCGACCTTCCCGACGCCGACGGGCGCGATGTTGCCGGTCACCAGCGTCTGCACGACGTCGGTCCGGCCGGCGAGCGCGGCCAGCACCGCGGCGGCGCCGGGCAGCAGTCGGCCCTCGACGGCCATCCGCCCGGCCCGCCCGGCGAACTCCTCGGCGTAGCGGGCGAAGAACGGCTCCAGGTGCGGGCCGGCGTCGTCGATGCCGTGCTGGGCGAACAGCTCGGGGGTGATCGACAGGTCGGTCCGGCCCGCGGCGACCAGCGCACCGCGCCACGGGATCCCGGTGACGGCGGTGAACGCCGCCGCGTACGCCTCGACGCCCACCCCGCCCCCGACGAGCAGCGTGCGGTCGACGTCCCACTGGATCAGCCTCATGCGCTGATCCTGCGCGATCAGGCGGCGACGACCTGCGCCGCCCCGAGCAGCCGGTCCGACAGACGGGCGAGCACGGCGTCGTCGACGCCGTGTGCGGCCAGCCAGCCCGCGGCGCCGCCCTCGTGGGCCTCGACCTCGTCGAGCACCGCCTCCAGCGCCGCGGCCTGCACGCCCATCAGGGCGCGGTTGCGCGGCTCGTGGATCCCCGCGGCGCGCAGCGTGGCCCACAGCTGCGGGAGGTTGGCCTCGGTGCGCAGGTAGTCGGCCAGGACGTCGGCCCGGCGCACCCCGACGGCGCTGAGCAGCACCGCGACGACGACGCCGGTGCGGTCCTTGCCCGCGGTGCAGTGCACCAGCACCGGGCCGGAGGAGGAGGCGACGACCCCGGCGATGTGCGCGATGGAGCCGGCGGCGTCGCGGGCGAGGATCCGGTAGGCCTCGGCCAGGTCGTCGCCGGTGGACCGCTCCGCGGCGAGCGCGGGCGCGAGGTCGGCGCCCATCGGGACGGAGTGGACGGTGGTGCCGGGGCGGTCGAGGCGGTGCGGGGCGGGGTCCTCGCCCGGGACGCGCAGGTCGATGACGTCCGAGGGCGGCCAGACCGCCACCGAGGCGGACGCGGCGGTGCCGGACAGCGGCAGCTCGCTGCGGTAGAGCACGCCCCGGCGCACGATCCGGCCGTCGTCGGTGCGCAGACCGCGCACGTCGCGGAGGTTGGCGGGTGCGGGGGAGATCGTCACGTCGACCAGGGTCCCCGCGCGAGGTGAACGGCGAGCGACATCGTGACCGACGTCCCGTGTGACGTCAGCGGTTGCGCGGGTGGTCCCGGGCCGCGCGCTCGCTGCCCCGCTTGTAGTCGCCGGTGACCCGGGCCATGAGCTGCTGCGGGTCACCCGACTCGACGTCGACGAGGAACTGCGCGGCGGCGGCCCCGCGCAGCGTCGTGGCGGGCCGGCCGCGGTGGGTGATGCGGACCTCGTCACCGCGCTGCACGTAGTCGAAGCCGCCGGGGGAGTGCGCCACGCCGGTCATGCTCGCACCCCGATGTGGTGGTGGGCGGCGCCACCTGGGAGTATTACCGGTCGATGGTGCGTTGAAGGCCATCAGAGACCGCAACGGCCAGGCAGATTTCGTGCAGAGGGCCCGCGGGCTCGCCCGCGGGTACGCCGACGTGTGCCCGCCGACTGCGACGGAAGACTTCATTTGTCCCAGCACGACACGTCCCGGCACGACTCCGACCAGATCACCTTCGCCGAGCTGCCCCTGCGCGCCGAGCTCCTCTCGGTCGTCGAGGAGCTGGGCTACACCAGCCCGAGCCCGATCCAGGCCGAGGCCATCACCCCGCTGGTGGAGGGCCGCGACCTGCTCGGCCAGGCCGCCACCGGCACCGGCAAGACGGCGGCGTTCGCGCTGCCGATGCTGGAGCGCCTCACCGACCTGCGCCCCGCGCGCGACCGCGGTGCGGCCCCGTTCGGCCTGATCCTGGCCCCCACCCGTGAGCTCGCGCTGCAGGTCTCCGAGGCGGTCACCCGCTACGGCTCGCACCTGCGCACCCGCGTCCTCACCGTCTACGGCGGCGCGCCGGTCGGCCCGCAGCTCAAGGCGCTGCACCAGGGCGTCGACGTGGTCGTGGCCACGCCGGGCCGCGCGATCGACCTGATGAACCGCGGCGCGCTCAAGCTCCAGGACCTCGAGATGGTCGTCCTCGACGAGGCCGACGAGATGCTCGACATGGGCTTCGTCGAGGAGATCGAGACGCTGCTCGACGCCACCCCGGACACCCGGCAGGTCGTGCTGTTCAGCGCCACCATGCCGCGCCGCATCGAGACCCTCGCGCAGAAGTACCTGCGTGAGCCGGTCACCGTGCGGATCGCCCGCGAGGAGGCCGTCGAGGGCGAGGCGCCGCAGGTCCGCCAGACCGCCTACCTCGTGCCGCGCACCCACACCACCGCTGCGCTCGGGCGCGTGCTGGAGGCCGAGCGCCCGAAGGCGGCCATCGTCTTCTGCCGCACCCGGCTCGACGTCGACGCCGTCACCGAGACGCTGACCGGTCGCGGCCTGCGCGCCGAGGCGCTGCACGGCGGCATGGACCAGGAGCACCGCACCCGCGTGGTCGAGCGGCTGCGCAGCGGGCGCACCGAGCTGCTCGTCGCCACCGACGTCGCGGCCCGCGGCCTCGACATCGACCTGCTCACCCACGTCGTCAACCACGACGTGCCGCAGAGCTCCGAGGCCTACGTCCACCGCATCGGCCGCGTCGGCCGGGCCGGGCGCGAGGGCGTCGCGATCACCCTCGCGCCGCCGTCGAAGGTGTACGCGCTGCGCAACGTGGAGCGGCTCACCGGGCAGACCATCGAGATGGCGCCGGTGCCCACCGCCGCCGACCTGCGGGCCGCCCGCCTGGAGCGCACGCGCGACGCGCTGCGCGCCGAGCTGGAGACCGGTACGCCCGACGCAGGAGACGGCGTCGACGCGATGATCGCCGGCCTGGCCGAGGACTTCGACCCGGCCGACGTCGCCGCGGCCGCGATCCGGCTGATGACCGCCGCCGCCGGCTCGCCCGACGACGGTGAGGACATCCCGGTGGTCAGCGCGCCCCGCTCGGGCTCGCGCGACGCCCGCGGCCCCCGCGACACCCGCGGGCGCGGCGGATCGGCGGCGGGCACCCGCGCGCCGAAGGCCGGCACCACGCGGCTGTTCGTCAACGCGGGCCGCGCCAGCGGCGTGCGCCCGCAGGACATCGTGGGCGCGCTCGCCAACGAGTCCAACCTGACGGGCCGCGACATCGGCGCCATCCAGATCCACGAGCGCCACGCGCTCGTCGAGATCCCGGAGCACGCCGCCGACGACGTCCTGCGCAGCCTGCGAGGCACCACGACGCTCAAGGGCCGCCGGGCCAACGTCCGGCGCGACCGCGGGTTCGCGGGCGCCGGAGCGGGCCAGAGGGACTAGTCGCTTTAGGACGAACGGTCCAGCGCCGCTCTGCTAGTTTCGCCCGATGCGCGGGCGGACGGCGGTGGCGGCGCTGGCCGCGTTCACGGTCATCTCCGGGTGCTCGGCCGTCGTGCCCGGCACCGGGTCGCCCGCCCGTGACGTCCCCGTCGCCGCCCTGCCCTTCGACGACGCCGAGCGCGTCCTCGCCGAGCAGATGGCGATCCTGCGGTCGTGGGACGTCTGCGCGATGCACGACGTCGCCGCGGCCGAGCGCGAGACCGGGGCCGTCGCGTTCGCCGTACGCCCGGTGGGCGGGTACGACGGCTGCGAGATCGCGCTGGAGTCGGCCGCGGACGGCGCCCTGTCCTACGTGACGATCGAGGTCGCCGAGGTGGTGCGGGGCTCGGGCACGCCGCGCGAGATCGGCGGGCGCACGTTCGCGCCGGTCGCCCCGGCCCCGCGCGCGCAGGGCCGTCCCGAGTGCGGCTACGCCCGGGAGGTCGCGCTGGGCTGGGGCGTCGTGGTGCGGGGCGAGGTGGCCGAGGACCCGGCCGCCTCCTGCGCGCTCGCCGGTGACTACCTCGCCGACGTCCTGCCGCGCATCGACGCCCCGCCCCGGCGCGCGGCGGCGGCCACCGCCCCGGCGTTCGCGCTGGGGGAGCAGGACCCGTGCGCGGTCCTCGCCGGGCTGGCCGTCGACGTCGCGGACGTCACCGTCGACGGGCCGCGGACCTGCTCGGCCCCGGGTGTGGCGGTGGCGTTCGGGCTGGCCCAGGTCGAGACCGACGTCCCGGGCACGGCGACGCTGCTGCCGGGCGGCCGCGTCGAGGTCGTCGACGACGCCCCGGACGGCTGCACGGTGACGCGCCAGGCGAGCGACACCACGCTGCTCGCCCCGTCGCTGCCCTACCTGTTCCGCGAGGTCCTCGCGGTCACCGCGGCGGACTGCGCGACCGCCCGCTCCCACCTCGACGCGGTCGCCCTGCCGGGTCCCGCGGCCGCGGCGCCGGGGGCGCTGGAGCTGGGCTCGCTGGAGGACTTCCCGACCGCCGACGACGTGGGCGCGCCGTTCGACCCGTGCGCGACCATCGGCTGGTCGGCGTTCCCCGCACCGGTGCGGCCGCCGGGGATCGACCCGCGCCCGTTCCCCTCGCCCGTCGACCCGGGCACGCTCTACCGCGTGGGCTGCGACTACTCCTCCGACGCACTCGCGTCGGTCCTGAGCTGGGGCCCGGCCACCGGCGCGTACACGACGGACCCGGCCGCGCGCCCGGGCGTCGCCACCCGGTTCGGCGGCCGTCCCGGGCTGGAGCACCGGGCCGCGCCGACGCCGGGCGAGGCGCCCCTGTGCCTGTCGACCATGCAGATCGGCAACGGCATCGCCGGGGTCGTCACACTGGCCCGCGACACCACGGCCGACCTGTGCGCGGTCAACCGCGCCGTGCTGGAGACGCTGGCACCGCTGGTGCCGTGAGCAGGAGGGTGGGTACCTCGATGGCCGACGACGTCCGTCCGGATCCGGTGCGGACGGCGGTGCGGCGCGCGATGTGGCGCCTGCTGCCGTTCCTCGGGTTCTGCTACCTGCTCAACTACATCGACCGCGTCAACGTCGGGTTCGCCGCGCTGCGGATGAACCCCGACCTCGGGCTCTCGGCCGCGGCGTACGGGCTCGGCGCCGGGCTGTTCTTCGTCGGCTACTTCTTCTTCGAGATCCCGAGCAACGTGATCCTGCACCGCGTCGGGGCCCGGCTGTGGATCGCGCGGATCATGGTGACCTGGGGGATCGTCGCCTCGGCCACGGCGTTCGTGACGAACGAGATCGGCTTCTACGTCGTGCGGTTCCTGCTCGGCGTGGCGGAGGCCGGGTTCTTCCCCGGCATCATCCTGTACCTGACGTACTGGTTCCCGCGGGCGCAGCGGGCGCGGGTGGTCGCCCTGTTCTTCCTGGCCGTGCCGCTGTCCTCCGTGCTGGGGGCGCCGATCTCGACGCTGCTCATCGAGAACGGCGACGGCCTGCTCGGGTTCGAGCAGGGCTGGCGGTTCATGTTCTTCGCCGAGGGCGTCCCGGCGGTGCTCGTCGGGTTCCTGGTGCTCGTGCTGCTGCCCGACCGCCCGACCCGTGCCCGCTGGCTCGCCGCCGACGAGGCCCGGGCCCTGGAGGCGCGGATCGCGGCCGAGGACACCGAGCAGGTGCCGGAGACCACCGGGATGCGCGGCGCGCTGCGCGACGGCCGGGTGATCGCGCTGTCGGTCGTCTACTTCGGGGTGGTGTTCGGGCTCTACGTGCTCGCGTTCTTCCTGCCGCAGGTGGTGTCGGACCTGCAGGAGCAGTTCGCCGTGGAGTTCTCCCTGGTGCAGATCGGGCTGATCACGGCGGTGCCCTACGCGGTGGCGTCGGTGGCGATGCTGCTCAACGCCCGGCACTCCGACGCCACCGGGGAGCGGTCGTGGCACGTCGCGGTGCCGGCCTTCGTCGGGGCGGCGGGGGTGGCGGTCGCGCTGTTCCTGGACTCGCCGTACCTGGTGATCGCGGCGATGTGCGTCTGCGCGGCGGGCGTGTTCGCCGCGATCCCGGTGATCTGGCAGATCCCGCCGACGTTCCTGACGGGCGTCGGGGCGGCCGCCGGCATCGCGCTGATCAACTCGTTCGGCAACCTGTCCGGCTTCGTCGGCCCGTACCTGACGGGGTGGCTGCAGGGCGTCACCGGCGACTTCCGGGCCGGGATGTTCGTCGTCGCCGCGTTCATGGTGCTGTCCGGTGTGGTGGTGCTGGTGGTCGGCAGGAAAGCTGGGCACCCCACCACCCGAGGAGTTCGCGCATGACCGACATCAAGCCCCGTTCCCGCGACGTCACCGACGGCCTGGAGCGCGCCGCCGCGCGCGGCATGCTCCGCGCGGTCGGGATGCGCGACGAGGACTTCGGCAAGCCCCAGATCGGCATCGCGTCGAGCTGGAACGAGATCACCCCGTGCAACCTGTCGCTGCAGCGCCTCGGCCTCGCGGCGAAGGAGGGCGTGCACCGCGCGGGCGGGTTCCCGATGGAGTTCGGCACCATCTCCGTCTCCGACGGGATCTCGATGGGCCACGTCGGGATGCACTGGTCGCTGGTGTCGCGCGAGGTCATCGCCGACTCCGTGGAGACCGTGGTGCAGGCCGAGCGGCTCGACGGCACCGTGCTGCTCGCGGGCTGCGACAAGTCCCTGCCGGGGATGCTCATGGCGGCCGCGCGGCTCGACCTCGCCGCGGTCTTCCTCTACGCCGGGTCGATCATGCCCGGGTACGTGGGGGAGCGGGAGGTGACGATCGCCGACGCGTTCGAGGCCGTCGGCGCGTGCGCGCGCGGGCTGATCACCCGCGAGGAGGTCGACGCGATCGAGCGCGCGATCTGCCCCGGTGAGGGTGCCTGCGGCGGCATGTACACCGCGAACACGATGGCGAGCGCGGCCGAGGCGCTGGGCATGGCGCTGCCCGGCTCCGCGAGCCCGCCCGCGGTCGACCGGCGCCGCGATGGCATCGCCCGCGCGTCCGGCGAGGCCGTCATCGGGATGATCGAGAAGGGCATCACCGCGCGGCAGATCCTCACCAAGCAGGCGTTCGAGAACGCGATCGCCGTCGTGATGGCGTTCGGCGGGTCCACCAACGCGGTGTTGCACCTGCTGGCCATCGCCTGGGAGGCGGGCGTGCCGCTGGAGCTGGCCGACTTCACCCGCATCGGCGACCGCGTGCCGCACCTGGCCGACGTCAAGCCGTTCGGGGCGCACGTGATGTCCACCGTCGACCGCGTCGGCGGTGTGCCGGTCGTCATGAAGGCGCTGCTCGACGCCGGGCTGCTGCACGGCGACGTGCTCACCTGCACCGGGTCGACGCTGGCCGAGAACCTGGCCGTGATCGACCCGCCCGACCTCGACGGCGAGATCCTGCGCGCCCTGTCGAACCCGATCCACCCGACCGGCGGCATCACGATCCTGCACGGCTCGCTCGCGCCCGAGGGGGCCGTCGTCAAGAGCGCGGGGTTCGACTCGTCGCGGTTCGAGGGCACCGCCCGCGTGTTCGACGGCGAGCAGGGCGCGATGGACGCCGTGCCCGACCTGCAGCCCGGCGACGTCGTCGTCATCCGCTACGAGGGCCCGCGCGGCGGCCCGGGGATGCGCGAGATGCTCGCCGTCACCGGGGCGATCAAGGGCGCCGGGCTGGGCAAGGACGTGCTGCTGCTGACCGACGGCCGGTTCTCCGGCGCCACCACCGGCCTGTGCGTGGGGCACGTCGCGCCCGAGGCCGTCGACGGCGGGCCGATCGCGTTCATCCACGACGGCGACCGGATCGTGCTGGACATGGCCTCGCGCACCCTCGACCTGCTCGTCGACGACGCGGAGCTGGCGCGACGCCGGGACGGATGGACGCCACCCACCCCCACGCCGGAACTGCGGCGGGGAGTGCTGGGGAAGTACTCGAAGCTCGTGGGGTCGGCGGCGCAGGGTGCGGTCTGCTCATGACCTGACGGCGAGGTTGCGGCGGGGGCGCTGTGCGGGGTCGATCCATCGGGGTGGGACGAACTCCGGTAGCCCGTCCCGGATCCGGACCGTCCAGTCCGAATGATGGATCTGGCGGTGGTGCGCCTTGCACAGCATCACCAGGTTGTTCAGCTCGGTCGGTCCCTCGCGTCCCCAGTGATCCACATGGTGGACGTCGCACCAGGACGGTGGTCGGTCGCATCCGGGGTGGGCGCAGCCGCGGTCTCTGACGGTGATGGCTTTGCGGAGCCCGTCGGGGATGGTCCGCTTCTCCCGCCCCACGTCCAGCGGTTGGCTGTCGCCGTTCATGACGATCGGGACGACTCCGGCGTCGCAGGCCAGCGTGCGCAGGGTGGCGGGGGTGATGGTGCCGCCGAACTCCAACATCGCCCCGCGCGCTCGGTCCTCGAGGTCTTCCAGTCGGATGATGACGGTGAGGTGGGGGCGTCGGCCGCCGGTCTCGGGGAGGTCGTCGCCGTGGTCGAGGACGTACCCGCACACGTCGGCCAATGCTTCGGCCTGCCGCTGGGCCGCGGTCCGGTCGTCGTCGGCGGTCAACGGCCTGGCCTTCGCATCGATGACCGCGGCGATGGCGTCGTAGAGGGCGGGGTCCTCGAACCGGCCCTTCAACGACCCGCCCGCCCCGCCACGGTGCCGGGTCAGACGAAGCTCGTTCACAGGCGGCGGCGAGTCGTCGGGTTCGGGCCCGTCCTGGTCCAGTCGGTCGATCAGCAGGGTGCCGAAGCTGAGCAGTTGTCCGGGCTTGGCCTGTTGGGCGTAGTCGGCGAGCTGCACCTCCGTGCCGGCCCACTCCTCGGTGGTGAGCCGTTCGGCAGCCCGCGTGCCCAGGACGCGGTGGATGACCTCAACATGCCGCCACCCGATCGTCCCCTTGTCGAGCGCGGCGGCGGTGGCGGGCATCCGCGCGGGGAGCTGCTCTCCGCTCAGGGTGGTGCGGCCGTGGACGTCGGCGGCCGCGGCGGTGAAGGACCGCGCCTGCCGGTGGTCCCACGACAGCAGATCCGACACCGCAGCAGCGGTGCTCGGATAACCGCGGGACAGGAACGTGCCCCGGTCGTCGAGGATGGCGACTGCTGCGCTGGAGATCGCCTCGACCCGCCGGTGCACGCCTTCGCAGAGGGTCAGGAGCGAGATCAGGTCGTTCTCGGAGGCGTGGGTGGTGGCGGCGGCGAGGTCGTCGAGTGCGGCAGCGAGGTGCTGGTGCGCGTCTTGGAGGGTGTCGCCGGCCATGGCCTGATTCGACTAGAACACACGTTCGAATGGAAGCGGATTGTCGCAGCTCAGGGACCGTTCGGCGCATGGCTGGGCGCTTCGGATAGTGGGCTGTCCGGCCTTCTTCGGCGTGGTGCGCAGGCGCCGGTCGGGCGTGGGTCGTCTGGGGTGAACTACCGGATCACGTGGCGGGGTGGGCGGCCGTTCCCGATCGACGTGCCCGACCTGCGCCCCGGAGGCTCGCCGTGTCGGGCGAGACGCCCGGTGGTCCCGAACCGCAACCCCACCGCCCGGATCGACCCCGTGCATGACCGGCTGGCGTCCTGGCCCTCGGTAGACCGGACCACGCCAGGACCGGCAGCCGGCTTGTCGGGTCAACCGGGCGGCACGTCTCCCGTCGATGCCCGCCGGAGCGCAACCCTCTGCGGACGCACGAGGGCATCGTCGCGGGCAGGCCACGACGTATGACGTCAGGGACCTCGGCCGAAGG
This sequence is a window from Pseudonocardia petroleophila. Protein-coding genes within it:
- the ilvD gene encoding dihydroxy-acid dehydratase, whose amino-acid sequence is MTDIKPRSRDVTDGLERAAARGMLRAVGMRDEDFGKPQIGIASSWNEITPCNLSLQRLGLAAKEGVHRAGGFPMEFGTISVSDGISMGHVGMHWSLVSREVIADSVETVVQAERLDGTVLLAGCDKSLPGMLMAAARLDLAAVFLYAGSIMPGYVGEREVTIADAFEAVGACARGLITREEVDAIERAICPGEGACGGMYTANTMASAAEALGMALPGSASPPAVDRRRDGIARASGEAVIGMIEKGITARQILTKQAFENAIAVVMAFGGSTNAVLHLLAIAWEAGVPLELADFTRIGDRVPHLADVKPFGAHVMSTVDRVGGVPVVMKALLDAGLLHGDVLTCTGSTLAENLAVIDPPDLDGEILRALSNPIHPTGGITILHGSLAPEGAVVKSAGFDSSRFEGTARVFDGEQGAMDAVPDLQPGDVVVIRYEGPRGGPGMREMLAVTGAIKGAGLGKDVLLLTDGRFSGATTGLCVGHVAPEAVDGGPIAFIHDGDRIVLDMASRTLDLLVDDAELARRRDGWTPPTPTPELRRGVLGKYSKLVGSAAQGAVCS
- a CDS encoding HNH endonuclease signature motif containing protein, with protein sequence MAGDTLQDAHQHLAAALDDLAAATTHASENDLISLLTLCEGVHRRVEAISSAAVAILDDRGTFLSRGYPSTAAAVSDLLSWDHRQARSFTAAAADVHGRTTLSGEQLPARMPATAAALDKGTIGWRHVEVIHRVLGTRAAERLTTEEWAGTEVQLADYAQQAKPGQLLSFGTLLIDRLDQDGPEPDDSPPPVNELRLTRHRGGAGGSLKGRFEDPALYDAIAAVIDAKARPLTADDDRTAAQRQAEALADVCGYVLDHGDDLPETGGRRPHLTVIIRLEDLEDRARGAMLEFGGTITPATLRTLACDAGVVPIVMNGDSQPLDVGREKRTIPDGLRKAITVRDRGCAHPGCDRPPSWCDVHHVDHWGREGPTELNNLVMLCKAHHRQIHHSDWTVRIRDGLPEFVPPRWIDPAQRPRRNLAVRS